Proteins from a genomic interval of Zingiber officinale cultivar Zhangliang chromosome 1B, Zo_v1.1, whole genome shotgun sequence:
- the LOC121971529 gene encoding glucan endo-1,3-beta-glucosidase 7-like isoform X1 yields the protein MEKSQLISILVLFQAFICPSKSQSFVGVNYGEVADNLPPASTTASLLQSTTISKLRLYGADHAIIQSLAGTGISLVLGVPNSDVPSLASDPAAAASWAASNVLPFVPASSISAVSVGNEALNSGDPSLAGNILPAMQNLRAALAAAPAAAGIKVTTVHSMAVMAQSDPPSAGAFHADLAGELAGMVGFLREAGSPFMVNPYPFFAYRSDPRPETLAFCLFQPNAGRVDPASGMTYSNMFDAQVDAVRAALDGLGFPEVEIVVAETGWPYKGDPEEAGTTVENAMAFNGNLVAHLRSMAGTPRMPGRPVETYIFALYDENLKGGPTSERSFGLYRADGTSNYDAGLAKSGSTATSSPQGSASSSSIGLVQPEGSCTSAETAQQTAEECYPTGAGDSPAPYRMRFLFLAYGAAMLLLTKVM from the exons ATGGAGAAGTCTCAATTGATCTCCATTCTTGTCCTCTTCCAAGCTTTCATCTGCCCTTCGA AGTCTCAATCATTCGTCGGGGTGAACTACGGTGAGGTGGCCGACAACCTCCCTCCGGCGTCGACGACGGCGAGCCTCCTGCAGTCGACCACCATCTCCAAGCTGCGCCTCTACGGCGCCGACCATGCTATCATCCAGTCCCTCGCCGGCACCGGCATCTCCCTTGTCCTCGGGGTCCCCAATTCCGACGTCCCCTCCCTCGCGTCCGaccccgccgccgccgcctcctggGCCGCTTCCAACGTGCTCCCCTTCGTTCCCGCTTCTTCCATCTCCGCCGTCTCCGTCGGCAACGAGGCTCTTAACTCCGGCGACCCCTCGCTTGCAGGAAACATCCTTCCCGCCATGCAGAACCTCCGTGCCGCCCTCGCCGCGGCCCCCGCCGCCGCCGGTATCAAGGTCACTACCGTGCACTCCATGGCCGTGATGGCGCAGTCGGACCCCCCGTCCGCCGGGGCCTTCCACGCCGACCTGGCCGGCGAGCTCGCCGGGATGGTCGGATTTCTCCGGGAAGCCGGGTCGCCCTTCATGGTGAACCCCTACCCGTTCTTCGCGTACCGGAGCGACCCGCGGCCGGAAACGCTGGCCTTCTGCCTTTTCCAGCCTAACGCCGGCAGGGTCGACCCGGCCTCCGGGATGACGTACAGCAACATGTTCGACGCGCAGGTGGACGCGGTCCGGGCGGCGTTGGATGGGCTGGGCTTCCCGGAGGTGGAGATCGTGGTGGCGGAGACCGGGTGGCCGTACAAGGGCGACCCGGAGGAGGCAGGGACGACGGTGGAGAACGCCATGGCCTTTAACGGCAACCTGGTGGCGCACCTGAGGTCCATGGCGGGGACGCCGCGGATGCCCGGGCGGCCGGTGGAGACCTACATCTTCGCCCTCTACGACGAGAACCTCAAGGGCGGGCCGACGTCGGAGCGGTCGTTCGGGCTCTACCGCGCCGACGGGACCAGCAACTACGACGCCGGACTAGCAAAGTCAGGCTCCACCGCCACCTCATCGCCG CAGGGGAGCGCATCGTCATCGTCGATAGGGCTGGTGCAACCAGAGGGGTCGTGCACGTCGGCGGAGACGGCGCAGCAGACCGCGGAGGAATGCTATCCCACCGGCGCCGGCGATTCCCCTGCGCCGTACAGGATGCGATTCCTCTTTTTGGCGTATGGTGCGGCGATGTTGCTACTAACAAAGGTAATGTGA
- the LOC121971529 gene encoding glucan endo-1,3-beta-glucosidase 7-like isoform X2 produces the protein MEKSQLISILVLFQAFICPSKSQSFVGVNYGEVADNLPPASTTASLLQSTTISKLRLYGADHAIIQSLAGTGISLVLGVPNSDVPSLASDPAAAASWAASNVLPFVPASSISAVSVGNEALNSGDPSLAGNILPAMQNLRAALAAAPAAAGIKVTTVHSMAVMAQSDPPSAGAFHADLAGELAGMVGFLREAGSPFMVNPYPFFAYRSDPRPETLAFCLFQPNAGRVDPASGMTYSNMFDAQVDAVRAALDGLGFPEVEIVVAETGWPYKGDPEEAGTTVENAMAFNGNLVAHLRSMAGTPRMPGRPVETYIFALYDENLKGGPTSERSFGLYRADGTSNYDAGLAKSGSTATSSPGSASSSSIGLVQPEGSCTSAETAQQTAEECYPTGAGDSPAPYRMRFLFLAYGAAMLLLTKVM, from the exons ATGGAGAAGTCTCAATTGATCTCCATTCTTGTCCTCTTCCAAGCTTTCATCTGCCCTTCGA AGTCTCAATCATTCGTCGGGGTGAACTACGGTGAGGTGGCCGACAACCTCCCTCCGGCGTCGACGACGGCGAGCCTCCTGCAGTCGACCACCATCTCCAAGCTGCGCCTCTACGGCGCCGACCATGCTATCATCCAGTCCCTCGCCGGCACCGGCATCTCCCTTGTCCTCGGGGTCCCCAATTCCGACGTCCCCTCCCTCGCGTCCGaccccgccgccgccgcctcctggGCCGCTTCCAACGTGCTCCCCTTCGTTCCCGCTTCTTCCATCTCCGCCGTCTCCGTCGGCAACGAGGCTCTTAACTCCGGCGACCCCTCGCTTGCAGGAAACATCCTTCCCGCCATGCAGAACCTCCGTGCCGCCCTCGCCGCGGCCCCCGCCGCCGCCGGTATCAAGGTCACTACCGTGCACTCCATGGCCGTGATGGCGCAGTCGGACCCCCCGTCCGCCGGGGCCTTCCACGCCGACCTGGCCGGCGAGCTCGCCGGGATGGTCGGATTTCTCCGGGAAGCCGGGTCGCCCTTCATGGTGAACCCCTACCCGTTCTTCGCGTACCGGAGCGACCCGCGGCCGGAAACGCTGGCCTTCTGCCTTTTCCAGCCTAACGCCGGCAGGGTCGACCCGGCCTCCGGGATGACGTACAGCAACATGTTCGACGCGCAGGTGGACGCGGTCCGGGCGGCGTTGGATGGGCTGGGCTTCCCGGAGGTGGAGATCGTGGTGGCGGAGACCGGGTGGCCGTACAAGGGCGACCCGGAGGAGGCAGGGACGACGGTGGAGAACGCCATGGCCTTTAACGGCAACCTGGTGGCGCACCTGAGGTCCATGGCGGGGACGCCGCGGATGCCCGGGCGGCCGGTGGAGACCTACATCTTCGCCCTCTACGACGAGAACCTCAAGGGCGGGCCGACGTCGGAGCGGTCGTTCGGGCTCTACCGCGCCGACGGGACCAGCAACTACGACGCCGGACTAGCAAAGTCAGGCTCCACCGCCACCTCATCGCCG GGGAGCGCATCGTCATCGTCGATAGGGCTGGTGCAACCAGAGGGGTCGTGCACGTCGGCGGAGACGGCGCAGCAGACCGCGGAGGAATGCTATCCCACCGGCGCCGGCGATTCCCCTGCGCCGTACAGGATGCGATTCCTCTTTTTGGCGTATGGTGCGGCGATGTTGCTACTAACAAAGGTAATGTGA